A stretch of DNA from bacterium:
TGTGCGGTGCTAATCTTAATGTTACTACATGCGAACACATAAACTCTTTGGGGCAAAACGACAAAAGCCCGGACCCAAGGTGGGAGAAACTCGCTGCTCTTCTTAAGAAAACAAATAAATCTTCGTAGCCCGAATAATCAAATCAGGAGGATAACATGGCTGTTCCTAAAAAAAGGCAATCGAACACCAGAACGAGAAAGCGAAGGACACACTACAAAATACAAGCGGTAAACTATGTTGAATGTCCCAATTGCCACGAGCCAAAACTTCCTCATAGAGTGTGCCCTCACTGCGGATACTACGATGGGATGCCCATAATCTCAACCAAGAAAAAGGAGAAGTAACCACGGTATCCATAGGCGATGACATATTAAGAAGAGCCGCCGAGATAGCAAGAAAATCGGGAAAAGCCGACGAAATGGTTACCGTTGCGGTGGACGCCGCCGGCGGTGATAAGGGGATGCTTGTCAACATCGAAGCTGCATATAGGGCGATAAAGCGGGTGCCAAAGCTTAAAATAGTGCTTGTCGGTCATCAGGCTAAAATAAGGGAACACCTTACGCAACTGAATGTACCCAGTGACAGAGTAGAAATAGTCCACGCGGAAAAGACTGTTGAGATGGGAAGCTCAGCCATAGAGGCTGCCAGAGACAGCGAAACATCGATAGCCAAAGGAGTTGAACTCATAAGGCAACGCCAAGCCGATGCGTTCATAAGCGTAGGACACACGGGTGCAGTGGCTGCGTCGGCTGTTTTAAGACTCGGGATGCTTAGTGGAATCGAGCGCCCCGGAATACTCGCTCTTTTCCCTACCATGGGCGGACATCAAATCGCAGTAATAGATGTCGGCGCTACTACAGATTGCAAACCGCACAATCTCGTCCAGTTCGCAGTCATCGGGTCGGAATATGTAAAACACCTTCTTGGTTATGAAAATCCCAAAATAGGACTTCTATCCATAGGCGAGGAACCATCGAAGGGCAACGCAGTCGTCAAAAAAGCGCACGCTATACTGAAGGAATTCGCGGAAACGCTTGGAATAAATTTCGTCGGAAACATTGAGGGCAGGGACATACTTTCCGGGTGTGTGGATGTTCTGGTCTGCGATGGATTCGTTGGTAACATTCTTCTCAAATATACCGAGAGCATATATTCTATCGTTAGGCAACTCATGCACAAAGGGCGAAGGATATCAATCCTTTCGCTTATAGGTTTCGCGTTCCTATACCCAGCTATAAGAAGAACATTACGAAATTACAACTATGCCGAATATGGCGGGGCACCTCTTTTGGGCGTTGATGGAAACATTATTGTAGGTCATGGGCTCAGCTCATCGAAAGCTATCCAAAACGCCATAATAATGGCATACGAGATGGCATTGGTTAATCTTCCATTAGAACTAAGAAAGGCAGCCAAAAAACTGGAGGTTCTTAACATTGAGGTCAAAAATTCTCGGCACAGGGTCAAAGTTACCTGAGGGTATGTTATCCAACGCTGATCTCGAGAAGATCATTGACACATCTGATGAATGGATAAAGACGAGAAGCGGGGTAAGCTATCGCAGGCTTAGTGACAAAAACACTCCTACTTCCGAACTGGCATACGAAGCATCCAAAAGGGCGCTTGAGATGGCAGGCATAGATGCCGAGGAACTCGATGCGATACTGGTTGGCACAGTAACACCTGACCACGCTTTCCCATCCACTGCGTGCATACTACAGCACAAACTTGGCGCGAGGAAAGTTTTGGCATACGACTTTTCCGCTGGTTGCACAGGATTTATTTACGGGCTCAAGCAGGCAGACGCAATGATAAGGTCGGGTTATGCAAGGTATGTTCTCATTGTAGGAGTCGAAGAACTAACGAAAATATTAAATTGGACCGACAGAGGAACATGCTTTCTTTTTGGCGATGGTGCTGGTGCAGCGGTTGTTGGACCATCCGATGACAATAGCGGCATCAAGGCTATCTACACAGCATCAGATGGTTCACTGGGATACCTTCTATATCAGCCAGCTGGTGGCACAGTAAAACCTGCCTCATTAAAAACAGCAGCAAACCTCGAGCACACCATCGTCATGTACGGTAATGAGGTGTTCAAGCACGCAGTTCGTCAGATGGAGGAAGCCGCGCTAAAAGGACTTGAGCTATCCGGACTATCCATGGACGAACTCGACTGGCTAATCCCCCACCAAGCGAACATAAGAATAATCGACTTCCTTGCGAGGCGGCTTAAGTTGCCCATGGAAAAAGTAGTCGTAACCATCGACAAATACGGAAACACCTCCGCAGCGTCCATCCCGATATCACTTGACGAAGCCGTTCGAGATGGCAGGATAAAAAGCGGACAAAATGTTTTGATGGTCGCCTTCGGAGCGGGATTCACCTGGGGAAGCGTCATGGTGACCATGTAGCCCTAATTTGTTACTAAAAAAGCGTGTCACAATGCTACATCACGAAAAAACTGTGTTCATAATAAGAATTTTCCCCGCAATAATCATTTTTGCGATTACCTCCCAGCTTTTGGCGATAAAATGCGGCACTATTGACGGCATAAATTACTTCTACGCGGGCGAGGTGATAGCAACTCCTGTGCTGCCTTACTCATTCGGAACCGAGCACTTCAAAATCTGGTATGATACGACGGGTTACAATTCAGTTTTTCCGGGTGATATCGACGATGACAATATTCCCGATTATGTCGAATCAACGGCAGTTTATCTTGAACATGTGTGGGGAATACTCATGGATTCGCTGAAATACCGGGAGCCCATACCCGATTCAACGGGCTTTACGGACCCGGACAGCTTCGGCGGCGACGAAAGAGTAGATGTTTACCTCGCAAAACTGTCGGACGGAATGTACGGGATGACCTACCCGAGGAAAATTTTCACAGTTGGAAGAAGTCAAAAAGCATCGGCTTACATCACTATAAATTGCGATTTAACAAGCATTGAGCGATACAAAGACAACCCCTTTCCAGCACTAAGGGTAACATGCGCCCACGAGTTTTTCCATGTAGTTCAATTCGCATACAGGTTTCCATCAGATGCTATCAACTTTGGCTGGTGGCTTGAGGCTACAGCGGTTTTTGACGAGGAATTCGTTTACGACGATGTTAACGACTATTATCAATACATCCCCGGTTTTCAGGATAATCCGCGCTTGCCGCTATTCTACTATCCATCATCGGAACCGAGCGCAGTTTACGGTGCTGTTTTGTTCCCTATTTTCCTTGAGGAGCTATTGTCACCACCTGGGGTGCGTTTTACCGGTGAGATAGTGAAACGAAGCTGGGAATACTGTGAGACAGAGACGCCAGCTTACGCGGTCCGCGACATAGCCGAAGAGCATGGAAAAACATTCGCCGACATAATTCAGCTTTTTCAGTTATGGCGAGTTAGAGTGGGCAGCAACTGGCACGAAGGGTATTTTTACGAGGGGAGAAACTATCCGCCTCCCAAAACTGACACACTTTATTTCAGGGACAGTTTAATAAGAATCGACGACTCGCTTCAATCTCTTTCCATGAGCTATTATACACTTGCCTATGCACCTTTTGAATATGGCGTAGTTGCTAATCTAAGATTAATTGACTTTTCAAGCGGCTGGTTAATGCTGCTTCCTGTTGAGCTTCCGGGCGATACCCCAAACGATGCTTTGTTCGCGGCTCCCGGTCACAATGTTGCGGTTGCCGGAAGATGGCAATACAAGGAAATAATAATTTCGCCCACGATACTCAGCACAGCTACAAACGGAGCGCTGAAAATAACCGTGAGGCGAA
This window harbors:
- a CDS encoding ketoacyl-ACP synthase III produces the protein MRSKILGTGSKLPEGMLSNADLEKIIDTSDEWIKTRSGVSYRRLSDKNTPTSELAYEASKRALEMAGIDAEELDAILVGTVTPDHAFPSTACILQHKLGARKVLAYDFSAGCTGFIYGLKQADAMIRSGYARYVLIVGVEELTKILNWTDRGTCFLFGDGAGAAVVGPSDDNSGIKAIYTASDGSLGYLLYQPAGGTVKPASLKTAANLEHTIVMYGNEVFKHAVRQMEEAALKGLELSGLSMDELDWLIPHQANIRIIDFLARRLKLPMEKVVVTIDKYGNTSAASIPISLDEAVRDGRIKSGQNVLMVAFGAGFTWGSVMVTM
- the rpmF gene encoding 50S ribosomal protein L32 yields the protein MAVPKKRQSNTRTRKRRTHYKIQAVNYVECPNCHEPKLPHRVCPHCGYYDGMPIISTKKKEK
- the plsX gene encoding phosphate acyltransferase PlsX — its product is MPSLRILRWDAHNLNQEKGEVTTVSIGDDILRRAAEIARKSGKADEMVTVAVDAAGGDKGMLVNIEAAYRAIKRVPKLKIVLVGHQAKIREHLTQLNVPSDRVEIVHAEKTVEMGSSAIEAARDSETSIAKGVELIRQRQADAFISVGHTGAVAASAVLRLGMLSGIERPGILALFPTMGGHQIAVIDVGATTDCKPHNLVQFAVIGSEYVKHLLGYENPKIGLLSIGEEPSKGNAVVKKAHAILKEFAETLGINFVGNIEGRDILSGCVDVLVCDGFVGNILLKYTESIYSIVRQLMHKGRRISILSLIGFAFLYPAIRRTLRNYNYAEYGGAPLLGVDGNIIVGHGLSSSKAIQNAIIMAYEMALVNLPLELRKAAKKLEVLNIEVKNSRHRVKVT
- a CDS encoding T9SS type A sorting domain-containing protein, coding for MFIIRIFPAIIIFAITSQLLAIKCGTIDGINYFYAGEVIATPVLPYSFGTEHFKIWYDTTGYNSVFPGDIDDDNIPDYVESTAVYLEHVWGILMDSLKYREPIPDSTGFTDPDSFGGDERVDVYLAKLSDGMYGMTYPRKIFTVGRSQKASAYITINCDLTSIERYKDNPFPALRVTCAHEFFHVVQFAYRFPSDAINFGWWLEATAVFDEEFVYDDVNDYYQYIPGFQDNPRLPLFYYPSSEPSAVYGAVLFPIFLEELLSPPGVRFTGEIVKRSWEYCETETPAYAVRDIAEEHGKTFADIIQLFQLWRVRVGSNWHEGYFYEGRNYPPPKTDTLYFRDSLIRIDDSLQSLSMSYYTLAYAPFEYGVVANLRLIDFSSGWLMLLPVELPGDTPNDALFAAPGHNVAVAGRWQYKEIIISPTILSTATNGALKITVRRTDSLSVPMSWTAKIGKPFPNPCRGDNITFRVELTRPTKVSLKIFDSSGEFVWEHNEHITIPGKIKIFWRCENHLGQKVAPGVYIYTISAGEQKGSGKILIIK